A DNA window from Sesamum indicum cultivar Zhongzhi No. 13 unplaced genomic scaffold, S_indicum_v1.0 scaffold00112, whole genome shotgun sequence contains the following coding sequences:
- the LOC105178959 gene encoding uncharacterized protein LOC105178959 has protein sequence MPQWNMKEGLRLRWSRRPRKDNSSKAENCRENLGNQASRSTEAEGRHRFRVPDLQRYDGTKDPYEHIAAFEMVMNLYGQPGPIMAKLFATTLTGKAQECKKKQKRSATHLFNICQRDDETLKSFMERFSNETLELQDLRIHMIVSILIHGLKKGPFTSALARDPSSDVEQVMALAQKYIDEEEMNAMKDSERREREQAYRRPHDTREDGGNRMKSDKPREPKYQPKYHNYAPLNMSREKAVLMVENCGKDIFANKFPVGARFVKTKSGGVDRERNPGLSKTDKVPANRSNAPTKGVIYTIVGGSSVGDSQRTQKRCARTLGSSREREFVLKVEEEEAISFDSSDRAYET, from the exons ATGCCACAGTGGAATATGAAAGAAGGACTGCGACTCCGATGGTCAAGGAGACCGCGAAAAGACAATAGTTCGAAAGCAGAGAACTGTAGAGAGAATCTAGGGAACCAAGCGAGCAGGAGTACAGAAGCAGAAGGCAGGCACC GATTCAGAGTGCCCGACCTGCAGAGATATGATGGAACCAAAGACCCCTATGAGCATATTGCCGCGTTTGAGATGGTGATGAATTTGTATGGGCAGCCAGGTCCCATAATGGCGAAATTGTTTGCTACTACTCTCACTGGAAAAGCGCAAGAATG caagaagaaacaaaagaggTCGGCTACACATTTGTTTAACATATGTCAGAGGGATGACGAGACCTTGAAAAGCTTCATGGAAAGATTCAGTAATGAGACACTTGAACTTCAAGATTTGAGAATCCATATGATTGTAAGCATCTTAATACACGGGCTGAAGAAGGGCCCCTTTACGTCTGCGCTCGCACGCGACCCCTCTAGTGATGTGGAGCAGGTGATGGCTTTGGCTCAGAAATACATAGACGAGGAAGAGATGAATGCGATGAAAGATTCTGAGCGAAGGGAAAGGGAGCAAGCATATAGGCGGCCGCATGACACCAGAGAAGACGGTGGAAACAGGATGAAGAGTGATAAACCAAGGGAGCCGAAATACCAGCCCAAGTATCATAATTATGCTCCATTGAATATGTCTCGAGAAAAAGCTGTTTTGATGGTGGAGAAT TGCGGCAAGGATATTTTCGCGAACAAGTTCCCAGTGGGTGCAAGATTTGTAAAGACGAAGTCAGGAGGAGTCGATCGAGAACGCAACCCAGGCCTTTCAAAGACAGATAAGGTCCCAGCGAACAGAAGCAATGCACCGACTAAAGGGGTCATATACACAATTGTTGGCGGTTCGAGCGTAGGAGATTCGCAGAGAACCCAGAAAAGGTGCGCAAGAACCTTAGGATCGAGCAGAGAAAGGGAGTTTGTATTGAAGGTGGAAGAAGAGGAAGCTATCTCCTTTGATAGCTCAGATAGAGCATATGAAACCTAG